Genomic DNA from Brassica rapa cultivar Chiifu-401-42 chromosome A04, CAAS_Brap_v3.01, whole genome shotgun sequence:
TTTCGACTCCTGGCTCGTCGTCAACGATCTCGCTTCTAGAAGATTCCGCGAGGAGCGCTTACCGCCTCTCCGTGATCGCGAGACAGTGACTTATCATCGTCGGAGGTTAgtgttctctctctctgtgaTCATCTCAAAGTTTGCATCTTTTTGATTTGCTTGTTTGTTAGGTCAATGGATGTGTTGGAGAGCTCTAGCTCGAGAAGGTCAAGGCCATTGCCGTGGAGGAGATCTTTTGGACGCCCTGGTTCGGTTCCTGATCATGTTATCTTGGAGAGGAAGCTTCGCTGGCGAGCTAGGTTGGTTTGAGATTAGTGTTCAGTTTGTTTTCGAGTTTCTAACTAGTTTTGTTTTGCTACTAATGCAGCATATACGATAGACAACTACGAGCTGTTCGCTTGCATTCTAGGCCAAGCTTGCTACTGGTGAGTTTCTATGTGCTATGGTCGATGATTGCACTCTTGGTTAGCTGCTTCGTGTGTAATCTTTGTAATTGTGCAGGTGAATGATGATCACACTAAGGCGAGGATAATTGAAAGAATCGAACCGTGGATGAGAAGAGAGGTTCAGGCAGTCCTTGGAGATCCTGATCCTTCAATCATTGTTCATTTTGCATCGGCCCTTTTCATCAAAAGGCTTGAGAGAGAGAACAATGGACAATCAGGGCAGGTGGGAGGGATAGTAATGGAAGACCAAGTCTCCTCCTCTCTTGGAGTATTCTTGGGTGATAAGGAGGATATCTTTTGGCATGAACTGAG
This window encodes:
- the LOC103865701 gene encoding E3 ubiquitin-protein ligase Topors, whose translation is MPTTSSSRSIGKRNSPPRIGEKFPERAILAAVKEQSCPICLENLTHRRAAVIPSCRHGYCLGCIRKWSGLKRSCPLCNARFDSWLVVNDLASRRFREERLPPLRDRETVTYHRRRSMDVLESSSSRRSRPLPWRRSFGRPGSVPDHVILERKLRWRASIYDRQLRAVRLHSRPSLLLVNDDHTKARIIERIEPWMRREVQAVLGDPDPSIIVHFASALFIKRLERENNGQSGQVGGIVMEDQVSSSLGVFLGDKEDIFWHELRCFAESSLTMETYDAVVEYIEVE